The Malus sylvestris chromosome 14, drMalSylv7.2, whole genome shotgun sequence genome segment CACACGATTGAATCAGTCAACTTCTTGCAGAATGCGTTGAAGTCATTACTTGAACGCTCCAACTCTAGTGAAAGATCGAAAAGAAGACGCGTATTAGACGGCACAATAGTCCTATAATTAGTAGTAGTACTTATTCCTAATTTCAATATAAACTTTGGCTACTATTCTATATAtgtattttcttatatatatatatatatatatatatatatatatatgtaatattatTTGGAATTAGTTGTGTgggtttgtttttaattaattcccATGAGAAACATCGATGGGAAATGAAAGTAATCAACGGGGTTCAATTTGttgatttagggttttggattttgaaaGTACCGCTTTTGCAATGCATGCATGTGATATTTGTATTCATGTAAGTTTGCAGAAATATATTTGATGAATTATAAGAATCTGACGAGTTTATGATCATGAAGTAGATAGATATTAGTGCACCTAATGTTGAATACAATGCTTATTGCGAACAACTTATATGCACATGCATATTGGTATTGCAGTATTGCAGTGTCCCGTGTTAATAGTACAATactaaatagaaaaaaaaaaaaaaaaaaaaaaaaaaaacttacacatCATTGTATTGTTAGCATGGAACACAATGATACCAGTATATGCGTGACATGTAAGTCTTTCGGTAAGATATATAAATGCTTATGTAAGTCTACAAGCTCAAAATTGGAAATTACATACGTAAAACAATTATATACATTTGACTAGAGTATTAGCTAGCTGTCTCTGCTGCATGTATATGAGAGCTAGCTGAGCTCCTCTGAAATCTGGATTCTGACCTTATATAAACTGATTCTCAAGAAAGCATGTAAGGGGTTGTGAAATTTTTGGTACATATATATGGATTTCAATGAGAGATGATATGTTGACACTGAGAAAGAGTAAACATTCTCACACCAACCAAGGAGGACCTttcactagtacaaaaaacagtttgcgcgacgcatgtaccttcgtcgcgcaaagtcaaaaaaCGTTGCTTGATAATTAGCCCAACGACATCTTCATCGTGCACAAACCGTCGTGCAAAGTCTGCAAAAACAGGGCTTGCACAATGAAAAGATAACATGTGTCGTGCAAAAGGCCTTTACGCGACAACAGTACCTGTGTCGGCAAAGTCCTTTTGCCCGACGACAGCACTTGCGTCACGCAAAAGGCCTTTGCGCGACGAGAGAACCTGTGTCGCGCaaagtcttttttttctttttcttttttggcaaaaatactttttatttatttttttataaatattataataaattataaacaataattaataaaccaagaaaaaatatttaattataaaatatatgaaaatttaCACACAAGATGTTCgaacataaaagtaaaaactACAAGAAGCAGTACAAATAAACAAGCCGAATTGGAACCAGCGATATAAATAAAAAGCTTACAAGTGAACAAACTAAAACTCTAGAGAGCAGGGAACCCAAGTAACTCCTCTTATTTTCCAGCAAAATTTTAGCTGCTCCTTGTCATAACTTCTTCACCAAGAGATCGTCACCATGTTCTGGCTCTTCGACCAATCTAAGAGTAGGCGCATGGCGGTACTTGGGAGAAAGCGAGAAGGGGAAGTTGGATACTATGAGTTCAACCATGGCAAAGTTCTGTCCGAGACACACTCAAGGACCAACTCCGAATGGCATGTACAGGTGTGGAAGCTTGCAAGCGCCTGTGATCCCATTCGCAAACCTGTTGGGGTTGAATGCATACGAATCTGGTCCCCATAATTCCGGATCAGTGTGCAATGTTATCACCATTATCCAAACATTGATAACCTTTGGAACCTGAATGTCCCCGAACTTCATGTCCTTGAAATCCTCCCTTGACACCACACTAACCGGGGGATATAGGCGCAATGATTCATGAATCACCATTGTTAGCTGCACACATCATTCAAACAGTCAAGTTTATGGTAACTGATACGTGCAACCCAAAAATTTAAATGTAAATGAGATTAAAGACTGGGCGTTGTATACTACTATGCAAGACTTTCTTGAGATTATCTCAAAACATGTAGTTTTCGAACATGGAAAATTCTAGACGTTGATCATGTAAAACGTATATCTTAATCAGGGAGTTATATTGTACTATGTCTTAATAATAAAACAtgggtagtgctattcacacaccctttttCACCTCCCACACACGTTTATTAAGATCGTATACCTGTTTCATGTTGCGAACCATTTTGGCATCTGGAATGTGGCCCTGGCAAACTTGAAGGGCCTCTGCTCTCACATGTTCTTGCCATTCTTGGTTTGAAGCCAACAGCATGAGGCACCATGTGGCTGAAACTGCTGTGGTTTCATACCCGGTATGTTCTTGCAGTTATCAACGATGAAGcggtctgttttttttttccattcaaattaaaagttaaaaagtaATAGGTAAAGTAGAAAAAATCTGGAAACCATTTTAGGAGTAGtgtgatgagaaaaataaatgGTGCAAACAAATGCATCCAATCCCCTAATAGAACGACACCTCAATAGTTGGAACACACCTCACGACTAGCAAAGTAGTCGAAAGATGATTTACCAATACCAGAAAAATATTATGCATAAGTACAAAATTCATAACCCGAACAATCACGAAACCTAGCAATGTAATGTAGGaagaaaatataacaaaatgTCACATAATTGGATATGAAGCACGAGGATGGATTAGTCGGGAGATAGAACGACGATTGGAATAAATATTTTCATCATAAAATTGAAATTCTGGAAAGCCCTTTCCAGTTACAACAGAAAAACCTCCaactaaaaccctaattcttcttcttcttcttctccttcattctctctcctcctccatcAAAACCCTCCCAAATCCTACATACAATTTGAACCCCTAATTTGAATTGCATTGATACATTGCTTAAAATTCACAAATTTGCACAAatccttattcttcttcttcgtcttcttcttgtTCCAGACACCCAAAGCTAGTTAAATTCTAACCTTATGAATCCTACTACAAAGAAATTTCTTCAAACAAAAGAACTCCAACTCTCTCACCTCTCCCCTAAAACCAcacaaccaacaacaacaaaaatagcAAAACAGAGACAtacacatatttatatataccaACAAAACACACCACCACCAGCCACCGACAACCGACGGAACTCGAACCGAATCGGGTTTTTCAACGCTGGTAGCCTTCTCTCCGACTCGAATTGCCGTGCCCTCCTCTCACAACACCATCAACATCTTAATATTCgattttctaatttaattttccaAATTGAATCTAATTACAATACCAAAATCTTCAAATTAAGGGATTAAAGCGTGATTTTGAccttagaaagaagaaaaattaagaattaaGAAAATATAGTTACCTGCTGTCTGGGTGCGGTCGAGAGGGATGGAAAGAAGATGAGGAGGAAGGCTacggaaaagaaaacaaaagagacggagtgagagagagagggcgagatgagcgagagggaagagagagaccaAGTGTGAGACAGTGAAGAGAGACGTCTGTGAAAGCGTTTTTGCTATCTGGGaaatttttttccaaatttgggaaaatttaaaaaaaccaTCTATTTTTTACAGTTGCACCaccaaaattttaacaaattgCGCGACGCAAGTACACATTATGACGACGTCATGCAAATAACCTTTGCGTGACGCATTTGTTGGTGCATCACACAAACAGTCTTTGCGTAACAAATTGGTTGGTGCGTCGCGCAACGACGTCATGcaagttatatatttttttttaaatattataaaatttactgaaaatgtgactttactcctttcaaattcattttttatataaaacataataatatatttttctaacaaaaacccgatccgaactacaataataaatttaaaggtAAATTACACTGTACCTCCTCAGGTTTGGAATCTATTATAATCgcatacaacatcttcaaaacatttcactttcatacctcaactactattttatttcaatatattacattcgttacattttccatccattaatcttTTAAAAAACTAACTTGACTACCAAatatgtgccacgtggcaattttttttttattcatttaaaaaatagtataataatttatccttaaaaaaataaaaaataaaaaccaaattgaaaCCCACCTCCACGCATCCCCCCCCCTGTGCAAACAAACCCAAAAATCTTCCCCCCTGACTTCTGCTGCTACAACCATTTCCACCCCAACCTGCTGCAAATGCAGAGCCCAAACTCCATGGTTGCCCCTCCGCCCTCATTCTCCAACATCTCTCCTCCCCCACACTACCACCCAATTTGAGCTATGCCATAAAGCTCCAAGAAAGAGTCTGCCAGGCAGaacctagagagagagagtttccCACTCTTTCATACTCCTCCTTCGATGGCCTCCACGACTGTCATTATCACAGCCAACCGCAACAACCAATCTTCCATCTTTTCAAACCCTAGCACAAAAGTTACAACATTTTTCCCAAATTTAATTATTGCAATTAAGCTTTCCCATTAATTTAATCATTATATAAAACCACATCACACCCAAAAACTGATGTAGTTGCACATGAAGTTCAAAGGTAAGAACCCTAATTATTTTCCCCAAATTACTCAAATCCCCATCTAGGTTCTACTCATTTTTCGATTCTGCAAACTAGGTTTTGCTTATTTTTCGATTTTCCTAATTTCCCCCCAAATTACTCAAATCATCATCGCCCACATCTCCCCTCTCTTCTATTTaaagaaaacttaaaaaaaaaaaaaaaaacccatatctTCCCACCTAGCCACCACCCCCATCACCACCGCAGAGCTCTCTCGTTTCCAGTTTTCAATACTGGAAATAATCaattaaaccaaattaaaatttttaaaatgaaaaacaagATGTAAAAAGCAAAAAGTAGATCTGTAATTGCAGATCTTCAATTACAGCCTTCAACCTACCTTTCCACCTAACATCCTGTACACTTACCCTTTCCCTCTTTTCCTCCGATCTCAATGAGCTCCACCATCAAACGAATATGCAGCTGATCGTGCCATCGCTCACACTAGAGCCGCCAAAGACGAAGTCGTGGAGTCTAAGGACGAAGAGGACTCCAATCGGCGACGGCGATGGTGCTAAGAGGGTGAGAATCGAGGAGAAGAAGGCGAATTAGTCCGCGTTGAGGAGTGAGCGTAATAATGGCATGAACTCGCCAAAGCTGGTAAGAGGAGAGGGGCTTTAGGTTCGGGTCCGGAGaataagaaggagaaggagaaaccCCTGAGTTCTTATCAACACTCATCAAAAAGGAGATCGAGGAAGATTTGAAGAAAGATGCTCAGACGTTGAAGGGCGAGAGATGGAGTTGTTGAAGGGGAAAGGGTGGTCTGATGTCGACGAGGAAGGATTTCTGGGTTTGGATTTTTCTGgttgttcttgttttttttttttttttttttaaaataaggttaatattataatatttttaatgtataaaaaattattcttaTTTGCCACGTAGTAGCCatatcagcacaaatgtggcagccatgtcagcatttaacataccaatagatgaaaaatctaacgaatgtattattttgaaataaaatagtacatgaggtatgaaagtagaatgttttaaagatgttgtatggggttataataaacctcaaacctgaggggtattatgtaatttaccctaaatttAAAAccacttaataaatatatatatcattcaatttcttaagtgttttaacaaaataaataaaattaaagctactttataaatacatatatcattgaacttgatgggatacgcattccacaaaactagttttaacgatctaaccatcaaacttgtttgtatatactttgagattgcataagccaaaaatcgcaaaaaacaaactttcAGATATCATgtaacggaacaaaactttttgacggttataaacaaaaaatcacaatttaacagtagttttaatccgattttgaagattttttttatagctacactcattgatcctatatgaatacaatgaatgaattcgatcttcaatttaaaatatttacaccaatggataccacaaaattttatgttatacttaatgaaagtataaataaactctaagtgttggtgaatctatcattttgatgggatacgcattctacgaaactaatttcaacaattcaaccgtcaaagttgtttgtatatacttcaagattgcataagccaaaaattgcaaaaaaaaacaaactttcaGAGATCAAAGTAACgatacaaaacttttcgacggttataaacaaaaaatcatgatttaacgattattttaactccgattttgatg includes the following:
- the LOC126600731 gene encoding cytochrome P450 714C2-like; the protein is MLLASNQEWQEHVRAEALQVCQGHIPDAKMVRNMKQLTMVIHESLRLYPPVSVVSREDFKDMKFGDIQVPKVINVWIMVITLHTDPELWGPDSYAFNPNRFANGITGACKLPHLYMPFGVGP